A stretch of the Snodgrassella alvi genome encodes the following:
- a CDS encoding sodium-dependent transporter: MSGGTKKKSHSQWSSRMGFMLAAAGSAVGLGNIWKFPYMAGQMGGSAFVLTYLICMFIIGLPILVAEWLIGRRGQKNPIHTMEDVAAAEGRSKSWRWVGIIGVLGSFLILSFYSVIGGWATDYIFLAGSGTFKGLHGDGTSQVFQQFLGSVSHLLTWHTVFMFATALIVAMGVGAGLERSCKIMMPGLGVLLIGLVIYAAVVSGPSFGRAFTFLFTPNWSAITGKAVLAALGHAFFSLSLGMGIMMAYGSYLGKDVNLISTARTVVILDVIVAMLSGMAIFPLVFANGLQPGEGPGLIFVTLPIAFGNMAGGTIIGILFFIFLTFAALTSSISLLEPTVELLEEKTHLGRKSATLVSSVVIWALGIACLLSFNEWQDVTIFGKNIFDCLDYLTSKLMLPLTGLGTIIFAGWMMKQETIRQELNLSPVIFAGWKFLCRIVIPVAVIAILIYGFM; encoded by the coding sequence ATGAGTGGTGGAACTAAGAAAAAATCGCATTCGCAATGGAGCTCGCGGATGGGCTTTATGCTTGCCGCAGCAGGTTCGGCAGTGGGTCTGGGCAATATCTGGAAATTTCCTTATATGGCAGGGCAGATGGGTGGTTCTGCCTTTGTGCTGACCTATCTGATATGTATGTTTATCATTGGCCTGCCGATTCTGGTTGCGGAATGGTTGATTGGTCGCCGCGGTCAGAAAAATCCGATTCATACCATGGAAGATGTAGCTGCTGCTGAAGGGCGTTCTAAATCATGGCGCTGGGTAGGGATTATCGGCGTTTTAGGCTCATTCTTGATTCTGTCTTTCTATAGCGTGATTGGCGGCTGGGCTACCGATTATATCTTTCTGGCCGGTAGTGGTACCTTTAAAGGACTGCATGGCGATGGTACCAGTCAGGTATTTCAGCAATTTCTGGGTAGTGTAAGCCATCTGCTTACATGGCATACAGTGTTTATGTTTGCAACTGCATTGATTGTTGCCATGGGTGTGGGAGCCGGTCTGGAGCGTTCTTGTAAAATCATGATGCCGGGGTTGGGCGTTTTGTTGATTGGTCTGGTGATTTATGCGGCGGTTGTCAGTGGCCCTTCTTTTGGTAGAGCATTCACTTTCCTGTTTACCCCAAATTGGTCCGCAATTACCGGAAAAGCAGTGTTAGCGGCTCTTGGCCATGCCTTTTTCAGTTTATCGCTTGGTATGGGAATTATGATGGCCTACGGCTCCTATCTGGGCAAAGATGTTAATCTGATTTCTACTGCTCGTACTGTGGTGATTCTGGACGTTATCGTTGCCATGTTATCCGGCATGGCCATTTTTCCTCTTGTATTTGCCAATGGTTTGCAACCGGGCGAAGGCCCTGGCCTTATCTTCGTTACTTTACCAATTGCTTTCGGTAATATGGCTGGCGGTACTATCATCGGTATTCTGTTCTTTATTTTTCTCACTTTTGCAGCACTGACATCTTCAATTTCATTACTGGAACCAACAGTCGAACTGTTGGAAGAAAAAACGCATCTAGGCCGTAAATCCGCCACTCTGGTAAGTAGCGTGGTTATCTGGGCATTGGGTATTGCCTGTCTGTTGTCTTTTAATGAATGGCAGGATGTAACTATTTTCGGTAAAAATATTTTTGACTGCTTGGATTACCTCACCAGTAAACTGATGTTGCCATTAACTGGTCTGGGCACCATTATTTTTGCTGGCTGGATGATGAAACAGGAAACCATCCGGCAAGAACTGAATTTAAGTCCAGTAATATTTGCTGGGTGGAAATTTTTATGCCGAATCGTTATTCCAGTGGCAGTGATTGCTATTCTGATTTACGGATTTATGTAA
- a CDS encoding class II glutamine amidotransferase — translation MCQLLGMDCNTPTDIVFSFEGFRLRGGLTDNHADGFGIAFFEGHGVRLLQDDKPCASSPVADLVQQYKIKSENVIAHIRKATQGQVHLVNTHPFVRELWGEYWVFAHNGNLRGFKPAEGEYFTPVGTTDSEEAFCYLLEQLRQRFRHKPEREILFKTIAEITAELRQYGLFNYMLSNGDWLIAHASTLLFYIIRQAPFGKAVLSDEDVAIDFSAVTTPHDRVAVIATLPLTCNEQWQQLAVNELVMFSQGAIVLRDCVQPPQYMSVEEGLAIARKAGVTM, via the coding sequence ATGTGCCAGTTGTTAGGCATGGATTGCAATACCCCTACGGATATCGTGTTTTCTTTTGAAGGATTTCGTTTACGCGGTGGGTTAACTGATAATCATGCGGATGGTTTCGGGATTGCTTTTTTCGAAGGCCATGGGGTACGCCTCCTGCAAGATGATAAACCTTGTGCCAGCTCACCTGTAGCCGATTTAGTGCAGCAATATAAAATCAAATCTGAAAATGTGATCGCACATATCCGCAAAGCTACTCAGGGACAAGTGCATTTGGTAAATACTCATCCTTTTGTACGCGAACTATGGGGAGAATACTGGGTGTTTGCACATAATGGTAATCTACGCGGTTTCAAACCAGCCGAAGGAGAATATTTTACTCCGGTTGGCACCACTGATTCGGAAGAGGCATTTTGCTATCTACTGGAACAGCTTCGCCAGCGATTTCGCCATAAACCTGAGCGTGAAATTTTATTTAAAACAATTGCAGAAATCACAGCTGAGCTGCGCCAGTATGGGCTATTTAATTATATGCTTTCGAATGGCGACTGGTTAATCGCCCATGCCAGCACCCTGCTCTTTTATATTATTCGACAGGCGCCGTTTGGTAAGGCCGTGCTATCAGATGAAGATGTGGCGATTGATTTTTCTGCGGTGACTACACCACACGACCGAGTAGCTGTAATCGCCACACTACCCCTTACCTGTAACGAACAATGGCAACAACTGGCTGTGAATGAATTAGTTATGTTTAGTCAGGGTGCGATTGTATTGCGAGATTGTGTTCAGCCACCGCAATATATGAGTGTGGAAGAAGGCTTGGCAATTGCGCGCAAGGCAGGCGTAACGATGTGA